The Microbacterium sp. Root553 nucleotide sequence AGCTACACGGCGTCGAAGGGCGGCGTGCTCGCGATGTCGCGCGAGCTCGGCGTGCAGTTCGCCCGTCAGGGAGTGCGCGTGAACGCCCTGTGCCCCGGGCCCGTGAACACCCCGCTGCTGCAGGAGCTGTTCGCGAAGGACCCCGAGCGCGCGCAGCGACGCCTCGTGCATGTGCCGATGGGACGCTTTGCGGAGCCGTCCGAGCTCGCGGCGGCCGTGGCCTTCCTCGCCTCGGACGACTCCTCGTTCATCACCGCCAGCGCCTTCGTCGTCGACGGCGGCATCACCAACGCCTACGTCACCCCGCTGTGAAGCGGGATCATGTCGCTGTGACAGTGTGAAGGACATGAGCGAGCACCTTCCCGACGGCGATCTCGTCGAGGTGCGCCGGGCCGTCTACCGGCCGCTGCGACGGGGCAATGCGCTCGAGGACGCGGTCGCTCGCCTCGTCCAGACGATCCGCCTCGGCGTGGTCGCGCCGGGGGAGTCGCTGCCGCCGGAGCGCGAGCTCGCGGCATCCTTCGGCGTCAGCCGCGACACCGTCCGTGAAGCGATCCGCGAACTCGCCGACACCGGGTACCTGGTGCCCAAGAGGGGTCGGTACGGCGGCACGTTCGTCGCCGACCCGCTGCCCCATCCCTCGGATGCCGGGGCCGTGACCGCCACCGAGGTCGACGACGTGCTCGGCCTTCGACGTGTCCTCGAGACCGGCGCAGCCCGTGCGGCTGCCGGACGGTCGCTGGACGCCGCGACCCGCGCCGACCTGTGGGCGCGCCATGAGGCGGCCCTGCCGGCCGGTCCCGAGGAGTACCGGCGCCTCGACACCCTGCTGCACCTCGCGATCGCCGAGGCCGCCGGCATCCCCTCCCTCGTCGCGCTGGTCGCCGAGAACCGGGCCGACGTCAACGCCTGGCTCGACACCTTCCCGCTGATGCCCCGCAACATCCAGCACTCGGGAGAGCAGCACGAGCAGATCGTCTCGGCCATCCTCGCCGGACGGCCCGACGCCGCAGAGGCGGCGATGCGCGATCACCTCGCCGGCTCCGAGTCGCTGCTGCGCGGCTTCCTGGTCTGACGCCGCGCAGCCGCACTCGGATCAGCTGCGGGCGTGCTCGTCGGCGACCGACAGCGCCTCGTCGAGAACCGCCAGACCGCGCACCAGGTCGTCCTCCTCGATCACGAGGGGAGGCGCCACATGCATGCGGTTGAAGTGCGTGAACGGCCAGACGCCGGCCTTCTTCGCCGCCGCGGCGAAGGCGCCCATGGGAGCGGCATCCGCTCCGCTCGCGTTGAACGGCACGAGCGGCTCGCGGGTCTCCTTGTCGCGCACCAGCTCCACTGCCCAGAACAGTCCGCGGCCGCGCACCTCGCCGACGCTCGGGTGGCTGTCGACCCAGTGGCGCAGGGTCGGCTCGACGATGCGCGCGCCGAGGTCGCGCACCCGCTCGAGGATGCCGTCGCGGCGGAACACCTCGAACGTCGCGACACCCGCGGCGCACGCGAGCGGGTGGCCCGAATAGGTCAGTCCGCCGGCGAAGGGCGTGGTGTCGAACGCCTTGGCGATGCGCTCCGAGATCACGACGCCGCCGAGCGGCACGTAGCCCGAGTTCACGCCCTTGGCGAAGGTGATCAGGTCGGGGCGCCCGTCGTACGCGTCGATCCCGAACCATTCCCCCAGGCGCCCGAAGCCGACCATGACCTCGTCGGCGATGTAGACGATGCCGTACCGGTCGCACAGCTCGCGCACTCCGGGCAGGTATCCGGGCGGCGGCACGAGCACGCCGTTCGTGCCGACGACGGTCTCGATGATGATCGCGGCGATGGTCTGCGGTCCTTCGAGCTGGATCGTCTGCTCGAGGTGGGCGAGTGCGCGTTCGGACTCCTGCTCGGGAGTCTCGGCGTGGAACGGGGAGCGGTAGAGGTAGGGGCCGAAGAAGCGCACGGCTCCCGAGTCGGGCGTGCCGTTCGCCCAGCGGCGGGGGTCGCCCGTCAGAGAGATCGCGGTCGCGGTGGACCCGTGATAGCTGCGGTACATCGAGAGCACCTTGTGGCGACCGGTCGACTGACGCGCCATGCGCACCGCGTACTCGTTGGCCTCGGCGCCGCCGTTCGTGAAGAAGACCTTCTCGAACCCCTCGGGCGCGACCTCGACGATGAGCCGGGCGAGCTCGCCCCGCACGTCGTTGGCCATCGCGGGCTGGATCGTCGAGAGACGTCCGGCCTGCTGCTGAATCGCTGCGACCAGATCGGGATGCTGGTGCCCGAGGTTCAGGTTCACCAGCTGGCTCGAGAAGTCGAGGTAGGCGTTGCCGGCGTAGTCCCAGAACGTCGAGCCCTCGCCCGCCGCGACGGGCAGCGGATCGATCAGGCCCTGCGCGCTCCAGGAGTGGAAGACGTGGCCGCGGTCATCCGCTCTCACCTGCGCCTCGGCCTCGGGCGCCGGCAGGGAGTGCGATCCGCCGTGGCGATCGGTGTAGTTCGTCATCGTGGTCGCTCCGGTCAGTGGTTGCTCGGGAAGCCCAGGTCGATCTGCGAGGGCGTGTGGTCGGGCCAGCGGGTGGTGACCACCTTCGACCGAGTGTAGAAGTGCACCGACTCGGGGCCGTAGATGTGCGAGTCGCCGAACAGCGAGTCCTTCCATCCGCCGAACGAGTAGGCGCCGATCGGCACGGGGATCGGCACGTTGACGCCGACCATGCCGACCTCGATGTCGAACTCGTACTGGCGGGCGGTGCCGCCGTCGCGCGTGAAGATCGCGGTGCCGTTGCCGTACGCGTTGGAGTTCACGAGCTCGACCGCGTCGACGTACGTCTCGACGCGCACCACCGAGAGCACCGGGCCGAAGATCTCGTCGTCGTACACCGCCATGCCCGGGGCGACCTGATCGATGAGACTGACCCCGAGGAAGAATCCCTCGGAATCGAACTGTTTCGTCGTGCCGTCGACGACCACCGTCGCGCCCTCGGCCGCAGCCCCCGTCACATACGCGGCGACACGGTCGCGATGCTCGCGGGTGATGAGCGGACCCATCTCGCTCGCGGCATCCGTGCCCGCACCGATCGAGAGGCCGTCGATGCGCGAGGCGATCGCGGCGACCAGGTCGTCGGCGACGTCACCCACCGCGACGAGCACCGAGACCGCCATGCAGCGCTCGCCGGCCGAGCCGTACGCAGCCGAGACGGCGGCGTCCGCCGCGGCGTCGATGTCGGCGTCCGGCATCACGACCATGTGGTTTTTCGCGCCGCCGAGTGCCTGGACGCGCTTGCCGGCATTCGCCGCCCGCTGGTAGATCGAGCGGGCGATGGGGGTCGAGCCCACGAAGCTGATCGCGTTCACGCGCGGCGACTCGAGCAGTGCGTCGACGGCCTCCTTGTCGCCGTGCACGACGTTGAGCACGCCGTCGGGAAGACCGGCCTCCCGGAAGAGCTTCGCGATCCAGACCGACGCCGAAGGGTCCTTCTCGCTCGGCTTGAGCACGACCGTGTTGCCGCACGCGATGGCCGAGGCGACCATCCACAGGGGCACCATCACGGGGAAGTTGAACGGCGTGATCGCGGCGACGACGCCGACCGGCTGCTTGACCGAGTGCACGTCGACCCCGCGGGAGACCTGCTCGCTGCGCTCGCCCTTCAGCAGATGCACGAGACCGGCGGCGAACTCGACGTTCTCGATGCCGCGTGAGACCTCGCCCGCGGCATCCGAGAGCACCTTGCCGTGCTCTGAGGTGACGATCGCCGCGAGCTCGGGGGTGCGCTCCTTGAGCAGCTGGCGCAGACGGAAGAACACATCGGCACGCTTGATCAGGCTCGTCTCGCGCCACGCGGGTGCCGCGGCTGCGGCGGCGGCGATCGCGGAGTCGACCTCGGCGGTCGACGCGAAGGCGACCTGCTTCGACACCTGACCGGTGGCGGGGTCGAAGACCTGGCCGGTGCGAGCCGCCTCGGCGGTCTCCACTCCGTTGATGACGTGACGGACGATGTCCACGGGACTCCTTTGGGGTGTGAGGTCCGTATCGAACACTCTGACCGAGGGGCGATACGCTGGCTTTCTCCAATGATCACAGAGAGCGAGGAGCATCCGCGGTGTCAGAACGTAGCGAGATCGTCCGCGATCGGACAGTTCGTCCGACGGGTGCCGTCTTCCTGACGGTGGCTGATGTGCTCGCAGAGGCTGCGGTGCAGCAGGGCGAACCCGACGTGATCGTCGGCGGTGCCGCACTCGAGGCCGCCGTGCGCTGGGTGCATGTCTCCGACAGTGTCGGGGTCGCCAGGCTGCTCGACGGCGGTGAGCTGCTGCTGACCACAGGGGCGGGGTGGCCGGTCGACGACGCCGAGCTGCGGGACTTCGCGTCGAGCCTGCATCGGGCGGGCATCGCCGGCATCGTGTTCGAGCTGAAGACCGCCCGGCAGGCGGTGCCTCAGCCGGTCGTCGATGTCTGCGCCACGGTGGGGCTGGCCCTCATCGCCCTCACGCACGAGGTCAAGTTCGTCGCCGTGACCGAGGCCGTGCACCATGCGCTGATCGCTGCGCAGACGCAGGCGCTGCGCGAAAGGCAGCGACTGCATGAACTCTTCACCGCGCTGAGCCTGCAGGGGGCCCCCGCCGACGTCGTGGTCTCCGAGACCGCTCGAGCACTCGGAGCCCCGGTCGTGCTCGAGAACCTCGCGCGCGAGGTGATCGCGACTGAGGGGCTCGGGATGCCGATCGCCGAGGTGCTGGAGAATCGTGGCACTGCCGAGACGGTGCCCGTGCAGGCGCGGGGGGCACGCTGGGGCACTCTCCTCGTGCTGCCGGGCCCTGCGCATCCCGCGGGTCGGGTCACGGTGCTCGAGCAGGGCGCGACGGCTCTCGCCTTCGGATGCATCGCCGACGGCGGCGACGCCGAATGGTCGCTGCTCGCTCAGCGTGGGGTCATCGACGATCTGCTCGGCGCGCGCTTCGCGAAGGCCGACGACATCGACGCCCGGCTGCGCGCCGGAGGGTTCGCGCTCCGAGGCCGCCGCTGCCACGGGATCGTGGCACGCGGCAACGGCTCGATCAGCGAGCTCGCCTACCGTGCGCGACAGGCCGGATTCGCCGTGATGGCGGCCCGCGTCGACCGAGACGACATGGCGCTGCTGTCGGTACCCGCATCCGCCGGGCTGTCCGACGAGGTTCTGCTGCGCATCGCCGGTCCCGACCGTGCCGTCTTCGTGGGACCGGTCGCCGACGACGTGATCGGTCTGCTCGGCTCCCTGCGTGCGGCGCGCGACCTGGCCGACAGCGATCGGGCCGATGCGGGTGCCCGTGTGCGCCGCGTCGACGATCGCCCGCTCGAGCGGCTCGTCGCCACGCTGCGTGACGACCACCGACTGCACGAGCACAGCGAGCGGATGCTGGCGCCTGTCGTGGCGTACGATCGCGAGCGCCGCGGCGATCTGCTCGACGTGCTGGCCGCCCTCGTCGCCCACCCCGGCAACCGTTCCGCGGCAGCTGCGGCGAGTCACCTGTCGCGATCGGTCTTCTACCAGCGGCTCACTCTGATCGGTGATCTGCTGGGCGCCGACCTCGATGATGGCGAGACGATCGCGGCACTCCACCTGGCTCTTCTGGCGCGCCGCCGCACCTCACGGCCGGCCTGACGCCCCCGGCCTGACGCCACCGGCCCCGTCCGTTCCGGGGGCCGACACCACCGGCCCCGTCCGTTCCGGGGGCCGACACGCCAGATGTCGATCCGATCCGGCAGGTTCGGCCGCTATGTGGCGTGTCGGCCCCCGGACTGCAGGGCCGACGCCACCAGGTCTAGAGAACCGACTGGGCCTCCGAGAGCACGCCGCGAAGGATCTGCGCGATCTCACGGAATTCGGCCGGGCCGATCGTCAGCGGTGGAGCCAGCTGGATCACGGGATCTCCGCGGTCGTCGGCACGGCAATAGAGCCCGGCCTCGAACAGGGCAGGGGAGAGGAAGCCCCGCAGCAGCCGCTCGGACTCGTCGTCGTCGAACGTCTCCCTGGTGCCCTTGTCCTTCACCAGCTCGATGCCGAAGAAGTACCCGTCGCCGCGCACGTCGCCGACGATGGGCAGGTCGAGCAGGGTCTCGAGCTCGGCGCGGAAGAGCGGGGAGTTCTCACGCACGTGCGCGTTCAGGCCCTCCTCGTCGAAGATCGCGAGGTTCTCCAGAGCCACGGCGGCAGAGACGGGGTGACCTCCGAAGGTGTAGCCGTGCGGGAACGACACATCGCCCTTGGAGAACGGCTCGTAGATCCGGTCGCTGATCACCGTGGCACCGATGGGGGAGTACCCGCTCGTCATGCCCTTGGCGCACGTGATCATGTCGGGCACATAGCCCAGGCCCGTGCACGCGAAGGTGTGGCCGAGGCGTCCGAACGCGCAGATGACCTCGTCGGAGACCAGGAGCACGTCGTGCCGGTCGCAGATCTCGCGCACCCTGGCGAAGTAGCCGGGAGGGGGCGGGAAGCATC carries:
- a CDS encoding FadR/GntR family transcriptional regulator, giving the protein MSEHLPDGDLVEVRRAVYRPLRRGNALEDAVARLVQTIRLGVVAPGESLPPERELAASFGVSRDTVREAIRELADTGYLVPKRGRYGGTFVADPLPHPSDAGAVTATEVDDVLGLRRVLETGAARAAAGRSLDAATRADLWARHEAALPAGPEEYRRLDTLLHLAIAEAAGIPSLVALVAENRADVNAWLDTFPLMPRNIQHSGEQHEQIVSAILAGRPDAAEAAMRDHLAGSESLLRGFLV
- a CDS encoding aspartate aminotransferase family protein, whose translation is MTNYTDRHGGSHSLPAPEAEAQVRADDRGHVFHSWSAQGLIDPLPVAAGEGSTFWDYAGNAYLDFSSQLVNLNLGHQHPDLVAAIQQQAGRLSTIQPAMANDVRGELARLIVEVAPEGFEKVFFTNGGAEANEYAVRMARQSTGRHKVLSMYRSYHGSTATAISLTGDPRRWANGTPDSGAVRFFGPYLYRSPFHAETPEQESERALAHLEQTIQLEGPQTIAAIIIETVVGTNGVLVPPPGYLPGVRELCDRYGIVYIADEVMVGFGRLGEWFGIDAYDGRPDLITFAKGVNSGYVPLGGVVISERIAKAFDTTPFAGGLTYSGHPLACAAGVATFEVFRRDGILERVRDLGARIVEPTLRHWVDSHPSVGEVRGRGLFWAVELVRDKETREPLVPFNASGADAAPMGAFAAAAKKAGVWPFTHFNRMHVAPPLVIEEDDLVRGLAVLDEALSVADEHARS
- a CDS encoding CoA-acylating methylmalonate-semialdehyde dehydrogenase produces the protein MDIVRHVINGVETAEAARTGQVFDPATGQVSKQVAFASTAEVDSAIAAAAAAAPAWRETSLIKRADVFFRLRQLLKERTPELAAIVTSEHGKVLSDAAGEVSRGIENVEFAAGLVHLLKGERSEQVSRGVDVHSVKQPVGVVAAITPFNFPVMVPLWMVASAIACGNTVVLKPSEKDPSASVWIAKLFREAGLPDGVLNVVHGDKEAVDALLESPRVNAISFVGSTPIARSIYQRAANAGKRVQALGGAKNHMVVMPDADIDAAADAAVSAAYGSAGERCMAVSVLVAVGDVADDLVAAIASRIDGLSIGAGTDAASEMGPLITREHRDRVAAYVTGAAAEGATVVVDGTTKQFDSEGFFLGVSLIDQVAPGMAVYDDEIFGPVLSVVRVETYVDAVELVNSNAYGNGTAIFTRDGGTARQYEFDIEVGMVGVNVPIPVPIGAYSFGGWKDSLFGDSHIYGPESVHFYTRSKVVTTRWPDHTPSQIDLGFPSNH
- a CDS encoding PucR family transcriptional regulator, translated to MSERSEIVRDRTVRPTGAVFLTVADVLAEAAVQQGEPDVIVGGAALEAAVRWVHVSDSVGVARLLDGGELLLTTGAGWPVDDAELRDFASSLHRAGIAGIVFELKTARQAVPQPVVDVCATVGLALIALTHEVKFVAVTEAVHHALIAAQTQALRERQRLHELFTALSLQGAPADVVVSETARALGAPVVLENLAREVIATEGLGMPIAEVLENRGTAETVPVQARGARWGTLLVLPGPAHPAGRVTVLEQGATALAFGCIADGGDAEWSLLAQRGVIDDLLGARFAKADDIDARLRAGGFALRGRRCHGIVARGNGSISELAYRARQAGFAVMAARVDRDDMALLSVPASAGLSDEVLLRIAGPDRAVFVGPVADDVIGLLGSLRAARDLADSDRADAGARVRRVDDRPLERLVATLRDDHRLHEHSERMLAPVVAYDRERRGDLLDVLAALVAHPGNRSAAAAASHLSRSVFYQRLTLIGDLLGADLDDGETIAALHLALLARRRTSRPA